A stretch of DNA from Bacteroidales bacterium:
ATACTAATTAGTGTTTGTTCATAATGTCCGTTTTCTTCGTTACGCGTGTCAAAAGCAATTTGTTTTACAAATATATATCGCTGAATACTTTTTTAATATAAAATTTACCAAATGAAAAAATATTTTATAATAATTTGTCTGTTGTTGTTTTCAACAACTTCTTTTTCTCAGATTTTTAACGGAGGTGGATATATAGGCTTCTCAGTATCGCAAGTTGATGGAGATTCGCTTGGCGGATATAACAAATCAGGATTTGTTGCCGGAGGGTTTGTAAATACTGAAATAAAAGAAAATTTACACTTCCAGTTTGAATTCAAATGGATACAAAAAGGCAGTAAAACAGATAAAAAAATTGAAACGAGTGAAGATTATTATGAACTTCAGTTTAATTATATTGAAATGCCCTTTTTAATCAAATATTATTATAAAGAAAAAATAATCTTTGAAACGGGATTGGCTGAAGGCTATCTTTTTAAAGCACAGGAAGATACAGATGGCTACGGGTTTCGGGAGCCGGGTTTTACTTATAAAAAATTAGAAACAAGTTTTTTGGCAGGAATAAGTTATATGTTATTAAATAATTTATTTGTTAATGCAAGATTAAATTATTCTATAATTCCAATTACAAATCAAACTGCAGGAGGAAGGGGCTGGATAAAAAAAGGGCAATTTAATAATGTCCTAAGTTTTACTGTTTATTACCAGTTATAAAAAAAGTAAAGCTATTTTAGGACGATATAAGTTTTGTTCAATTTTGTAATAATCTTATGAATTAATCGGGACAAATACTTTATCTTTGTAAAAAATAAAAATATGACTACTTTACAAATTAATGTACAAGACGATTTAATAAATCTTTTTGGCACGCAAGCAATAAAGCAATTCATTGAAGAAGAACTTGCTTACAAAAAATTTAGATTATTAGAAATAGAATTAAACAAAGTTCTTTCGCAAGCTAAAGATGTAAATTGGGAACAAGAATTTGAAAATGCAAGGCAAAAAGCATTTGAAGAATATCAAAAAATAAGTAAAAGAAAGTTATGAAGAGTTATGTAATTGATGTTAACGTTTTATTCAGCGGTGTTTTAAGCCAAAAAGAAATTTATAGAATTATGTTTTCTAATAATACCTTTTACACACCCGACTTTGCCTTGATTGAATTAAATAAGTACAGGGAAGTAATTTTAAAGAAAACAAAATTAGAAGTTAAAAAATTGCATGACTTTACTCTTTACCTTTTTTCTAAAATTATTGTTGTACCTGATTACATTATTTCAGAAAAGGCATATAAAAAGGCTGAAAAACTTTGTAAAAATATTGACATTAAAGATGTTGTTTATGTTGCTCTTAATGAAGAATTAGGATTAGAATTACTAACAAGAGACAAAGTACTCAGAAACGGATTAATAAACCAAGGATATACAAAAATCCTGTTGTTTAATGATTTCATTAATGAAATATTAAAAAACGAAAGAGAAAATAAAACAATGCTCTAACAATAAACCACCACCCGGCTAAGCGGAATTTGTAATTCCGTTTTTTTATTCAACAAGGCAGGAACAATTTTTTTTGAAAAATACCTTTTATAAATTCTTCTCTGTATTTTTTGTATATTTGTATATAAATAATTTCTGAACAAAAACTTCTAATTTGTAAGAAATTGTTATATTGATATTAATTTCTTTTTTAAAGATTTGAGAAAAAAGAAGAAAATAAATATATTATACTATTGGAAAATACATACATAAAACAACTTACAGAAAGTTTGAAAATAATAAATCCTTATATGGTTTTGTTATTTGGTTCGTATGCCTATGGCACACCGCATAAAGATAGTGATATAGATTTATTGGTAGTTACCAATGATGATTTTATGCCAAAAAATTTTGAAGAACGAACAAAAATATATTTATCGGTAAGTAAGCTGTTACGTACAACAAAAAGGGAAATATCAATTGATTTAATTGTGCATACTCTGCCTATGTACAAAAAGTTTATTAAGCAAAACAGTTTGTTTGCACATGAAATAACTACAAAAGGAAAAATAATATATGAAAGAGATAACAAAGGAGTGGCTTAATTTTGCCAAAGCTGACATAATGAGTTGCAAAAACAATCTTCATGATGATTTTTTAACAAATATAGTTGCCTTTCATGCACAGCAAACAGTAGAAAAATGTTTTAAAGCAATCGTCGAAGAAAATAGTTTGAAATTCCAACATGTACACAGCTTGTTTAAACTACATTCAATAATAGCAAATTACTTGTCATTTAAAGTCGATTTAGACCAACTTGAAATATTAGACAGTATCTACACAAGTTCACGTTATCCGGGTGAGATTGGACTAATTGCAAACGGAAAACCAAGCACTGCACAAGTACAAGAAATGTACGAATTTGCAAAACAGATATATGAAAATATATTGCAAACTATCAAATAATAAATAATTTTTAATCAAATAATCAGCTGACCGTCAAATAACCATTAATGCATCAAACTCATCCTTATTTGAGCAAAAACATTAACAAGGATGAAAAGGCAAAAACGTTTGTCTATTTTATTGTTTCCTGTCTAAAACCCTACTCAACAAATCTGCCAGATTTTTAAAATCTGGCAGATTTATTATACTGATTTACAATATATAAATATTACTTTTGTGATTAATTATTACAATAACTATTTATTTTAAAATATAACAATGATAATAAAACCAGATATTTATAAAGAGCTTAAAAACAGGGTTTTGGTTCTCGACGGGGCAATGGGAACAATGATACAAAAATACCAGTTAACCGAAGAAAAATATCGTGGAAAACAATTTACTGACTGGGAAAAGGACTTAAAAGGCAATAACGACCTTTTATCTCTGACACAAGCTCATATTATTAAAGAAATTCATGAAAAATACTTGCAGGCAGGTGCAGATATTATTGAAACAAACACATTTAATGCAAATAAAATTTCGATGGCAGATTATAAAATGGAAAAATTTGTTTGTGATTTAAACCATACATCTGTTAAGCTTGCAAGAGAAGTTGCTGATAAATATACAAAGCTTAATCCTGAAAAACCAAGATTTGTGGCAGGTTCAATGGGACCAACAAATAAATCAGCTTCAATGTCACCAAATGTTAATGACCCATCTGCAAGAGCTGTAACTTTCGATGATTTAGCTGAAGCATACGCAGAACAAGCAAGGGCACTAATAAAAGGCGGCGTGGATATGTTACTTGTTGAAACTGTTTTTGATACTCTTAATGCCAAAGCTGCATTATTTGCGATAAAACAGATTGAGAAAGAAACAGGAAAAAAAACACCAATTATGTTATCTGTAACAGTTGCTGACATAAGCGGACGAACACTTTCGGGACAAACAATAAAAGCTTTTCTAAATTCTGTTTCGTATATTGATTTGTTAAGTGTGGGTGTTAATTGTTCGTTTGGTGCTGATGGATTGCGTCCGTATGTTGAAGAAATGTCAAATAATGCTTCTTTTTATGTAAGTGCTTATCCTAATGCAGGATTACCAAATCAATTCGGCGATTATGATGAAACACCTGAACAAATGTTCAAAATTGTCAAATCGTATTTAGATGACAAACTTGTAAATATTATTGGAGGATGCTGTGGCACAACCGACAAACATATTAAGCTGTTTGCTGATTATGCCAACGAAATACAAGCAAGAAAAATTCCTTCTGTTGTTCATAAAACCAAGTTATCCGGTTTGGAAGAACTAACTGTAAGTAAAGAAAATAATTTTGTTAATATCGGAGAAAGAGCTAATGTTGCAGGTTCAAAAAAATTTGCCCGACTAATTAAGGAAAAAAAATACGAAGAAGCAATTTCAATTGTCAGAAAACAAGTTGAAGTCGGAGCACAAATAACAGATGTTAACATGGATGATGCAATGCTTGATTCAGAATTTGAAATGGTTAATTTTCTGAACCTGATTGCTTCAGAACCTGATATAGCAAAACTACCTGTAATGATAGACTCTTCAAAATGGAGTGTTATAGAAAATGGACTAAAATGCCTTCAGGGAAAAGGAATAGTAAATTCAATAAGCCTGAAAGAAGGGGTTGAGATTTTC
This window harbors:
- a CDS encoding HEPN domain-containing protein, yielding MKEITKEWLNFAKADIMSCKNNLHDDFLTNIVAFHAQQTVEKCFKAIVEENSLKFQHVHSLFKLHSIIANYLSFKVDLDQLEILDSIYTSSRYPGEIGLIANGKPSTAQVQEMYEFAKQIYENILQTIK
- a CDS encoding PorT family protein gives rise to the protein MKKYFIIICLLLFSTTSFSQIFNGGGYIGFSVSQVDGDSLGGYNKSGFVAGGFVNTEIKENLHFQFEFKWIQKGSKTDKKIETSEDYYELQFNYIEMPFLIKYYYKEKIIFETGLAEGYLFKAQEDTDGYGFREPGFTYKKLETSFLAGISYMLLNNLFVNARLNYSIIPITNQTAGGRGWIKKGQFNNVLSFTVYYQL
- a CDS encoding nucleotidyltransferase domain-containing protein, coding for MENTYIKQLTESLKIINPYMVLLFGSYAYGTPHKDSDIDLLVVTNDDFMPKNFEERTKIYLSVSKLLRTTKREISIDLIVHTLPMYKKFIKQNSLFAHEITTKGKIIYERDNKGVA